Part of the Cytobacillus sp. IB215665 genome, AGTCTAAATACTACACCGTGCCCACCTTTCGGATATTCCCATTTGATATTTTGGTAAGGACAACCAATACGACAACTTCCACATTCATGACAGCCTTCGTAACCTACATGCATACGTATATCTTCCCATTTGTAAACTTCTGCTGGACAAAATACTGTACACAACTTATCAGGACACTTTTCGATACATACATCGTGGTCTAAAACTGTTAAGTGGGACTCTGTATCTGCTTTAAAACGTACTAAATACTGTTTATCTTCAATTGTATTTGACATTACTTCACCGCCTTCCACGCACGATACATATCAGACATGAGTTTAAATGTACCTTTTTCACCTCTAATTGTTCGAATAATTTCCTTTTGTTTATCCTTCTTAGGTGTTCCATCAACTGTGAAAAACTTACTTGCAGCTTTATTCATCATTGGCAAATATTCTTTAAAATATTGTGGATTATTTTCGAATGTATGAGTTGCATCTTTATATTTCTTCAAGTCTTTTCCAATAAAACTGTTATAAATATTCTCACGATACACATTCAATGTTGCTTCAGAGTAGCTATCTCTTTCTTTTGCGTGGAGAATTGCTTCTGCCGCAAGTCGTCCAGATGACATTGCCATATTTGATCCTTCTCGATGAATTGCATTTACAAATTGTGCTGCATCGCCCGCAACGAGAACACCATCACCAACGATTTTTGGTATAGAATGATATCCACCTTCAGGAATAAGATGCGCCAAATATTCTACAGATTCACCACCATCAACATAAGGTTTGACCATCGGATGCGATTTTACATAATCGAGTAAATCATATGGCTTCATCTTTGCTTTAATCATACTCGATAGTGTAGTCCCTACCCCTAAATTTAGACTATCTTTATTTGTATACAAAAAGGCAGTACCTAAATTCCCTTTAGTTGAGTCCCCAAATATTTCTACTGTACAGCCTTGATTATCTTCGAGATTAAATCTTTCATTTATTTTAGCCTTCGGAAGATTAATCACCTCCATGACGGTTAACGCTACCTCATCAGGCTTAAATTCTTTATGAAATCCTAGTTGTTTTCCTAATAAAGAATTAACTCCGTCGGCTAAAACAACAACATCTGCGTATACATCTCCATCCGGTCGATCAGTCCTTACACCGATAACTTTACCATTTTCTACGATACATTCTTTCACAACGGTTTCATTAATTAATAGAGCTCCAGCTTCTACTGCTTTTTGAGCAAACCATTGATCAAATTTAGCTCGTAAAACCGTAAAGTTATTATAAGGCTCCTTCCCCCATTCAAGACCTTTATATCCAAAGGAAACCATTGATTCTTTATCCATCATCCAAAAGCGTTGTTCAATAACCGGCCTTTCTAAAGGAGCCTCTTTCCAAAACTCCGGTATGATCTCTTCCATTTGTTTTCTATATAACACGCCACCCATGACGTTTTTACTGCCAGGATATTCTCCACGTTCAATAAGAAGTACATTCAAACCATGTTTAGCACAAGTATATGCGCAAGAAGTGCCTGCTGGGCCTGCTCCTACGACTATTACATCAAATTTTTCAGACATAGCTAACTTCACCGTCCTTCTGAGTACGTGCCTTCTTGAATTGTTCGATTAGTTTTGGAACTATTTCAAGCGCATCTCCTACAATTCCATATGTTGACACATCAAATATAGGTGCGTTTTCATCCTTATTAATGGCAATGATATATTCGGAGTTTTTCATGCCAACAACATGTTGAATTGCACCAGATATTCCTATAGCAAAATATATTTTAGGAGTTACTGTTTCTCCAGTCTGTCCAACTTGGTTTTCGTGTGGTAGCCATCCAGCTTCTACTACATCACGAGTACCTCCAACTGTACCTCCAATTACATCCGCTAACTCATGAATGAGTTGAAATCCTTTCTCATCACCTAAACCTTTGCCACCGGCTACAATAACATGCGCTTCAGCTAGCGCTGCCTTCTTATCCACATCTTTCACTATTTGCAATACCTTTGTGCGCAATTGATCTTCCTGTAAATCAATCGTTTCTTCAATCATGTTACCTGAACGACCGTAATCTGGTAATAGCGCTTTCATAACCTTCGGGCGTACAGTAGCCATTTGTGGTCGATGCTTCTTACACAAAATCGTTGCCATAATATTTCCACCAAAAGCAGGACGACTGGCTTCTAATAATCTCTTATCGACATTTACGTCTAGCATCGTTGTATCTGCTGTTAACCCAGTACTTAAATCTGTTGCTACAGCACTCGCAAGGTCCTTCCCATTCGGAGTTGCACCATATAGAAAAATCTCTGGTTTATATCTTTCACTAACTTTCACGACCCCATCCATGTAAGTTTCAGTTCGATAATCTTTCAAAATCGGATCATCAATGACATAAACCTCATCTGCACCAAATGCAAATATCTCTGAGCTCAGCTCCTTCACACCATCACCTAGTAAAACCCCTGCCAAAGCAACATCTAGTTTATCTGCTAGTTTTCTACCTGCTCCGAGTAGTTCTAATGAAACACCTTCTATCTTGCCATCATTTTGCTCTATAAAGACCCAAACACCTCTGTTTTCTTCCATATCGTTTCCCCCTATTCATTCTTTGATAAGTAGTCGTTGTTAGAGGTTATCTGATAGTTCAAGCAGCTTTCTTCATCCTTCAACTTTTTCTTCAAATAACTCTTTCTTATCCAAAAGTAGATTAATAATTTGATTGACTTGTTCATCAACTGTCCCTTCAATTATTTTTCCACCTTCTGGCTTAGGTGGTGTAAACATTTTGCCTACTATCGTCGGAGAACCTTTTAGTCCTAGTTGCTTTCGATCTACATCTTCAAGGTCATTAACAGTCCAAACTATAGGAGAATAACGTGCAGCCATTATCATGTTAGGTAATGGTGCATATTCAATATCATTTATTTCTTTTTCAACTGTTAAGAGTGATGGGATAGTTGTTTGAATGAGTTCATATCCATTTGATAATTTCCTTTTAACTAACATCGTTTCTTCTGACTGGTTAATTTCCACCACTTCAATAACATTTGTAATCGGAGGTATATCCAACCTTCTTGCTATTCCTGGTCCAGTTTGCCCTGTATCACCATCTATGGCATGCTTTCCACATAACACCAAATCTATTGGTTGATCTTTCTTAATTTTCTCTAAAGCTTTCGACAATGCATAACTAGTTGCTAACGTATCAGCTCCAGCAAACGCCCGATCAGAAATTAAAAATCCTTGATCTGCGCCTATTTCAATACATTTTTTAATTACGGCATCTGCTTGCGGTGGACCCATTGATAATACTGTAATTTTCCCACCTACTAGCTTTTTTAAGCGGACTGCTTCTTGAACAGCATGAGCATCATACGGGTTCAAAATAGCGGGAGCACTCCGGCGGTCTAACGTATTGGTTTTAGGATTAATTTTAATAATCTTTGTGTCTGGTACTTGTTTAACGCAAACTACGATGTGCATTCGTTACCCTCACTCCTCTAAAAAATTTATAAATGAGTTCATTCAAAAAGCTATTGCGCTTTTTTGAATAAGCTCTATTACATCATTCAGTTGTACGTCTAAATCTTGCTATAATATTTGAGACATAGTGTAATGTGAATAACAATTAGCAATAATGCTGCTGTCTAACCAACCTGACGTTTCTCAAACGAATGCTCCATAACATTTTGTTATTATTTTCACAATAATGTCTATAAAAAAGGCTTTTTTTCGTACTATAGTATTCGAGGCATTATGTTATATGATGAACGAAGCCTCAAAGCCTATAACTGTTATAATGTAGGAAAATTTACAACAAAGTTTCCGAAAAGAGCCTAATTCTAATCAACCATTTGTTAAAAGGAAAACGGCATAGTGTTTATGCTTGGTACTCGGGTTATTAGGTGTCCAATAAGATTTATTTATCGATAAAAGAGTATTGAGTATTCTACGGCGGTTTTAAGTTTTGTCTAGGTGAGTTTCTTTGGAGAGTCTCTAAAATGCTGAATATGATGTCGAATAATGTAAGCGTTATCTCAATCTTTATTTGACCAAATCTTCGCAAGATAGTCTGTGACGTTCATCACAATACATCATATATAAATATAAATGTGGAGGTGAAATTATTGTATTAATTGGAGTTTGTTTGAATATTTAAATTATTATAAACATTAAAATAATTAATATTATATAAACTTATTTTAAGTATTTTTCTAACGTTTGTAAAGTGGTAAATCCAATCTTATCTTCTTCAACTATATGCAATCATCCTGTTTTAGTTCCAGATTTCACATTACCTTTCTTCATAGGCTTGTCCCAAAAGAAAAATACTTGATAAGATAGACGTTCTTGTTTCTTCAACGTTAGTTGTTGGTACTTATAAATTAGCTTATCCAATTCTTGACTGCACTTAACAACCTCTTTACTTGAGTAATCTCTTTTTGAAGCTAACGTTAACATATCTTTTCTTTTTTTATCAATCTTTAATTGAAGACTATTAAGCTTATTCATAAATTTCTCCACCATTCTCCCCTCAAATGCGATCTTTAGAGGAAGTTGTCACAAAATTGTATGAAATGATCTACTTCACTCTAAATGTCGTTTTCCAAACATACTAAAAAAATGATTACTTGTGAATTATTACAAAATATTCTTTTCTTGTAAATAGATTCGCAAAATTAGACAAAATCTTCTAATAAAGATTATATTTTTATCCTCAATAAATGGCATATAAACAACAAATAAGCTAGGTGAACCTATATTCTTCACCTAGCTTTTAGCTTTAGAGCATATATCAATATTTAATTTTTTTGTTGTTATTTATCTTTGTCATGATTTCTTCTTGTTCCGCTTTTGAAATGATACTCATTTTTGAGCAAAGTAGTGTATAAAAACCAATCTTTTGTTTGATTTTCATGTATATGACCCCCTTTTTACCTGGACCAACATTTTTTACTTTAGTTAATTATATGACAAGGTATATACAAATGTTAAATAAAATAAGCTCATTTCGTAAAATGTAACTAAATTAGTACAAAATTGACTTTATTATTAATGAGAAAAAATTCCATGAAAGTTTGATTTATACGTATTTATTCCTTAGTACATAAAGCAACATACAATTCGTAAACAGCCTTATTAATTGATGCTATAATCGCAAAAGTTTATACTCGTGTTACATGCTGAGTTACATAACAATGAATATGAAATAGGGTCGATCATTTCTCGACTGGTAATGTAATATAGAAAATTGTACCCTGTCCTTGTTCACTTTCAACATGTATACTGCCCTTGTGTTCTTCGATAATCTGATAACTTACCATCAGTCCTAAACCTGTTCCAGACTCTTTTGTTGTAAAAAATGGCTCACCTAATCTTGATAACATTTCTTTTGGCATACCGTTACCTTCATCACGAATCATAATCATCAGTTCAGATTGGTTTCTCATTTCGGTTTTAACAGTAATCGTTCCACCGTTACTCATCACTTCAATGCCATTTTTTATGATATTAATAAATACTTGCTTCAGTCGATTTGGTTCACAATACATAAAAGGTAAACCATCCTCAAAAACTGTGACAAATTCTATATTATGAAGCAATGCCTGTGCGGATAATAAATCAATTGTTTCTTTGACAATTGTTGATACGTCCTTATGTACAAATAATTCGTGCTTAGGTTTTGCCAACATCAAAAAATCAGTTATGATCGTTTCTATACGATTAATTTCAGATGTAATGACTTCAAAATACATTTGATAATTTTCTTTAATACTACTTTCTAGTAATTGTATAAAACCTTTTAATGCGGTAACTGGATTTCTAATTTCATGTGCAATACCTGCAGCAAGTTGACCGACAACACTAAGTGTGTCTGATTTTCTTATATGCTCCTCCATACCGATCCGTTCAGAAACGTCCCTGACAATTGTGATATTAAGCCCCTCTACAACATTTTGCTTTGCAGCAAATTCAAGATACTTAAGTTGTTTTCTACTATCCCTTATTTTTAATCTACCCGTTGATTCGCCTTCTTCGTTAAAGTTTACTAGACCTCCATTTTCACATGCTAGGTCATCTATAAAATCTGTTAAATTCGAGCTTGTTAATTCTTCTTGACTTAAACCATATATATCACATGCTGCTGGATTTACATCAACGATATTGAATTGATG contains:
- a CDS encoding aspartyl-phosphate phosphatase Spo0E family protein, with amino-acid sequence MNKLNSLQLKIDKKRKDMLTLASKRDYSSKEVVKCSQELDKLIYKYQQLTLKKQERLSYQVFFFWDKPMKKGNVKSGTKTG
- a CDS encoding electron transfer flavoprotein subunit beta/FixA family protein, which encodes MHIVVCVKQVPDTKIIKINPKTNTLDRRSAPAILNPYDAHAVQEAVRLKKLVGGKITVLSMGPPQADAVIKKCIEIGADQGFLISDRAFAGADTLATSYALSKALEKIKKDQPIDLVLCGKHAIDGDTGQTGPGIARRLDIPPITNVIEVVEINQSEETMLVKRKLSNGYELIQTTIPSLLTVEKEINDIEYAPLPNMIMAARYSPIVWTVNDLEDVDRKQLGLKGSPTIVGKMFTPPKPEGGKIIEGTVDEQVNQIINLLLDKKELFEEKVEG
- a CDS encoding ferredoxin family protein, which codes for MSNTIEDKQYLVRFKADTESHLTVLDHDVCIEKCPDKLCTVFCPAEVYKWEDIRMHVGYEGCHECGSCRIGCPYQNIKWEYPKGGHGVVFRLA
- a CDS encoding FAD-dependent oxidoreductase codes for the protein MSEKFDVIVVGAGPAGTSCAYTCAKHGLNVLLIERGEYPGSKNVMGGVLYRKQMEEIIPEFWKEAPLERPVIEQRFWMMDKESMVSFGYKGLEWGKEPYNNFTVLRAKFDQWFAQKAVEAGALLINETVVKECIVENGKVIGVRTDRPDGDVYADVVVLADGVNSLLGKQLGFHKEFKPDEVALTVMEVINLPKAKINERFNLEDNQGCTVEIFGDSTKGNLGTAFLYTNKDSLNLGVGTTLSSMIKAKMKPYDLLDYVKSHPMVKPYVDGGESVEYLAHLIPEGGYHSIPKIVGDGVLVAGDAAQFVNAIHREGSNMAMSSGRLAAEAILHAKERDSYSEATLNVYRENIYNSFIGKDLKKYKDATHTFENNPQYFKEYLPMMNKAASKFFTVDGTPKKDKQKEIIRTIRGEKGTFKLMSDMYRAWKAVK
- a CDS encoding electron transfer flavoprotein subunit alpha/FixB family protein; translation: MEENRGVWVFIEQNDGKIEGVSLELLGAGRKLADKLDVALAGVLLGDGVKELSSEIFAFGADEVYVIDDPILKDYRTETYMDGVVKVSERYKPEIFLYGATPNGKDLASAVATDLSTGLTADTTMLDVNVDKRLLEASRPAFGGNIMATILCKKHRPQMATVRPKVMKALLPDYGRSGNMIEETIDLQEDQLRTKVLQIVKDVDKKAALAEAHVIVAGGKGLGDEKGFQLIHELADVIGGTVGGTRDVVEAGWLPHENQVGQTGETVTPKIYFAIGISGAIQHVVGMKNSEYIIAINKDENAPIFDVSTYGIVGDALEIVPKLIEQFKKARTQKDGEVSYV